One genomic region from Pseudomonadota bacterium encodes:
- the gyrA gene encoding DNA gyrase subunit A, translating to MRKSYLDYAMSVIVSRALPDVRDGLKPVHRRILYAMKEGGYDSTKAYKKSARIVGDVMGKYHPHGDSAIYDAMVRMAQDFSMRLPLIDGQGNFGSMDGDPAAAMRYTEARLNKAAESLLDDIDRDTVDFHPNYDESVEEPDVLPARFPNLLVNGGGGIAVGMATNIPPHNLGEVIAACCALIDNPDATLDELIQLVPAPDFPTGGVILGRSGARSALETGRGSVVMRGKAEIEEIRKDREAVVITEVPYQVNKARMIEQIAEAVQNKVIEGISDLRDESDRDGVRVVVELKREAVGEVVLNQLYKHTDLQTSFGVNTLALNGGRPEMMNLKTILQAFIKFREEVITRRTEFELGKARERAHVLAGLAVAVANIDEMIALIRKAADPNVAREQLCAKAWAVKDVGPLIALIDEPGRTVAADGTYRLSEIQARAILDLRLHRLTGLERDKIGGELKEVTDNIREFLSILSDRPKRMALLRGELVQVGEQFGTPRRTRIDDADGDVDIEDLIQREDMVVTVTQTGYIKRVPLSAYRAQARGGKGRSGMTMKDEDSIIDLFVASTHAPVLFFSTRGIAYVKKVYQLPLGNAQSKGKAMVNLLPLQEGEKIATMLCLPEDESTWGNLHAVFATSKGNVRRNRLSDFTSIRANGLIAMKFEEADESLIAVKTCTEQDNILLCTHQGKAIRFEVADVRVFSGRTSTGVRGIKLGKDDEVISMSILRHVDATAEERAAYLRQAAALRRTEGETEDAASADEGEESGVTAITLSPERFRQLAAQEEFLLTVSERGFGKRSSAYDYRITGRGGSGLWAMNMSERNGAMVAAFPVDEKHQIMLVTDAGQMIRMPVHDIRIARRSTQGVTLFRIEKKEKVVSVAMVEGEDEAEAAEGRVE from the coding sequence GATGGGTAAATACCATCCCCACGGCGATTCTGCGATCTATGACGCCATGGTCCGCATGGCCCAGGATTTTTCCATGCGCCTGCCCCTGATCGACGGGCAGGGCAATTTCGGCTCCATGGACGGCGATCCGGCCGCCGCCATGCGGTATACTGAGGCGCGCCTGAACAAGGCGGCCGAATCCCTGCTGGACGACATCGACCGCGACACGGTGGATTTCCACCCCAACTATGACGAGTCAGTGGAGGAACCCGACGTCCTGCCTGCCCGCTTCCCCAACCTGCTGGTCAACGGCGGTGGCGGCATCGCCGTGGGCATGGCCACCAACATTCCGCCCCACAATCTGGGCGAGGTGATTGCAGCCTGTTGCGCCCTGATCGACAATCCGGATGCAACATTGGACGAGCTGATCCAGCTGGTACCCGCACCTGACTTTCCCACGGGTGGCGTCATCCTGGGCCGCAGCGGGGCTCGCAGCGCGCTGGAAACGGGCCGTGGCTCGGTCGTCATGCGCGGCAAGGCGGAGATCGAGGAAATCCGCAAGGACCGCGAGGCTGTCGTGATTACCGAGGTGCCCTACCAGGTCAACAAGGCCCGCATGATCGAGCAGATCGCCGAGGCGGTGCAGAACAAGGTGATCGAGGGCATTTCTGACCTGCGCGATGAATCCGACCGCGACGGCGTGCGCGTGGTGGTAGAGCTGAAGCGTGAGGCGGTGGGCGAAGTGGTCCTGAACCAGCTGTACAAGCACACGGACCTGCAGACCAGCTTTGGCGTGAACACGCTGGCCCTGAACGGCGGCCGGCCCGAGATGATGAATCTGAAGACCATCCTTCAGGCCTTCATCAAATTCCGGGAAGAAGTCATCACCCGCCGCACCGAGTTTGAGCTGGGCAAGGCCCGCGAACGGGCACACGTGCTCGCCGGCCTCGCTGTGGCCGTGGCCAATATCGACGAGATGATCGCCCTGATCCGCAAGGCCGCCGACCCTAATGTGGCCCGCGAGCAACTGTGCGCAAAGGCCTGGGCGGTGAAGGACGTGGGGCCGCTGATCGCCCTGATCGACGAGCCGGGCCGCACGGTGGCCGCTGATGGCACTTACCGCCTGTCAGAAATCCAGGCCCGCGCGATCCTGGATCTGCGCCTGCACCGCCTCACCGGGCTGGAGCGGGACAAGATCGGCGGCGAGCTGAAAGAAGTCACCGACAATATCCGCGAATTCCTGTCCATTCTCTCTGACCGGCCCAAACGCATGGCTCTCCTGCGCGGTGAGCTGGTCCAGGTGGGCGAGCAGTTCGGCACACCCCGCCGCACCCGCATCGACGACGCGGACGGCGACGTGGACATCGAGGACCTGATCCAGCGCGAGGACATGGTCGTGACGGTCACCCAGACTGGCTATATCAAGCGCGTGCCCCTGTCCGCCTATCGCGCCCAGGCCCGTGGCGGCAAGGGCCGCAGCGGCATGACCATGAAGGACGAGGACTCCATCATCGACCTGTTCGTGGCCAGCACCCACGCGCCGGTCCTGTTCTTCTCGACCCGCGGCATCGCCTATGTCAAAAAGGTATACCAGCTGCCCCTGGGTAATGCCCAGAGCAAGGGCAAGGCCATGGTGAACCTGCTGCCCCTGCAGGAGGGGGAAAAGATCGCGACCATGCTGTGCCTGCCCGAGGATGAAAGCACCTGGGGCAACCTGCACGCCGTGTTCGCCACGTCAAAGGGCAACGTGCGCCGCAACCGCCTGTCGGACTTCACCAGCATCCGCGCCAACGGCCTGATCGCCATGAAATTCGAGGAAGCGGATGAAAGCCTGATCGCCGTGAAAACCTGCACGGAACAGGACAACATCCTGCTGTGCACCCACCAGGGCAAGGCCATCCGGTTCGAGGTGGCGGACGTGCGCGTGTTCAGCGGCCGCACCTCCACGGGGGTGCGCGGGATAAAGCTGGGCAAGGATGACGAGGTCATCTCCATGTCCATCCTGCGCCATGTGGACGCCACGGCCGAGGAACGCGCCGCCTACCTGCGCCAGGCCGCCGCCCTGCGCCGCACGGAAGGAGAGACTGAAGACGCTGCTTCGGCCGATGAAGGCGAAGAATCCGGTGTCACTGCCATCACCCTGTCGCCTGAGCGTTTCCGGCAGCTGGCCGCACAGGAGGAATTCCTCCTCACCGTGTCCGAGCGCGGCTTTGGCAAGCGCTCCTCCGCCTATGACTATCGCATCACGGGCCGCGGCGGTTCAGGCCTGTGGGCCATGAACATGAGCGAGCGCAACGGCGCCATGGTCGCCGCATTCCCCGTGGATGAAAAGCACCAGATCATGCTGGTCACCGACGCGGGCCAGATGATCCGCATGCCAGTGCACGACATCCGCATCGCCCGCCGCAGCACCCAGGGCGTCACCCTCTTCCGCATCGAGAAGAAAGAAAAAGTCGTCTCCGTCGCGATGGTGGAGGGTGAAGATGAGGCAGAAGCAGCAGAAGGTAGGGTTGAATAA